The Fusarium keratoplasticum isolate Fu6.1 chromosome 8, whole genome shotgun sequence genome includes a region encoding these proteins:
- a CDS encoding 1,4-alpha-glucan-branching enzyme has translation MAAIVEKSSNSLDPNNTNGAADGVPNDGTGVVKLDPWLSPFSDALKRRFSKAQEWIKTINDNEGGLEKFSRGTEKFGLNVDANNNIVYREWAPNATEAYLIGDFNNWDRTTHPMKKGPFGVFEITVPAKDGQAAIPHNSKIKISLTLPNGERADRLPAWIKYVTQDLSVSPAYDARFWNPPTSETYKFKHARPKKPESARVYEAHVGISSPEQRVATYKEFTKNMLPRIKDLGYNVIQLMAVMEHAYYASFGYQVNNFFAASSRYGPPEDLKELIDTAHSMGIVVLLDVVHSHASKNVLDGLNEFDGTDHQYFHGGGKGRHDQWDSRLFNYGHHEVMRFLLSNLRFWMDEYQFDGFRFDGVTSMLYIHHGMGTGFSGGYHEYFGADVDEEAVVYLMLANEMLHLLYPDVITIAEDVSGMPALCLPLSLGGVGFDYRLAMAIPDMWIKILKELKDDDWDIGNICHTLTNRRHGEKTIAYAESHDQALVGDKTLMMHLCDAEMYTNMSTLSPLTPVIDRGMALHKMIRLLTHSLGGEGYLNFEGNEFGHPEWLDFPREGNNNSFWYARRQLNLTEDHLLRYQFLNNFDRQMNNCEAKYGWLHAPQAYISLKNENDKVIVFERAGLVFVFNFHPTNSFSDYRIGIDVAGTYRVVLNTDSKDVGGFNRIDEGTRFFTTAMEWNNRKNWTHVYIPCRTALVLALESTVSQNP, from the exons ATGGCTGCAATCGTCGAGAAGTCGTCCAATTCCCTGGACCCCAACAATACCAATGGCGCTGCGGATGGCGTTCCCAATGATGGTACAG GTgtcgtcaagctcgacccCTGGCTGTCCCCTTTCAGCGACGCCCTGAAGAGACGATTTTCAAAGGCCCAAGAATGGATCAAGACCATTAACGACAATGAGGGTGGTCTCGAGAAGTTCAGCAGG GGCACCGAAAAGTTTGGATTGAACGTcgatgccaacaacaacatcgtCTACCGCGAATGGGCACCCAATGCCACCGAGGCATACCTGATCGGTGACTTCA ACAACTGGGATCGCACCACCCATCCCATGAAGAAGGGACCCTTTGGTGTCTTCGAGATCACTGTTCCAGCCAAGGATGGCCAGGCTGCTATTCCTCACAactccaagatcaag ATCTCCCTCACTCTGCCCAATGGCGAGCGTGCCGATCGACTCCCCGCATGGATCAAGTACGTGACACAGGACCTGTCCGTGTCGCCCGCCTATGACGCCCGCTTCTGGAACCCTCCCACCTCCGAGACGTACAAGTTCAAGCATGCGcgacccaagaagcccgaAAGCGCTCGTGTGTACGAGGCCCATGTTGGTATCTCCAGCCCCGAGCAGCGGGTTGCAACCTACAAGGAGTTCACCAAGAATATGCTTCCCAGGATCAAGGATCTTGGCTACAATGTGATCCAATTGATGGCTGTCATGGAGCATGCCTACTACGCCAGTTTTGGTTATCAGGTCAACAACTTCTTCGCGGCGAGCAGTCGATATGGTCCTCCcgaggacctcaaggagctcattgACACTGCGCACAGCATGGGCATTGTCGTACTTCTTGACGTCGTCCACAGCCATGCGTCCAAGAACGTGCTCGATGGTCTCAACGAGTTTGATGGCACTGACCACCAGTACTTCCACGGCGGCGGCAAGGGTCGCCATGATCAGTGGGACAGCCGACTCTTCAACTATGGCCACCATGAGGTGATGAGGTTCCTGCTGAGCAACTTGCGCTTCTGGATGGATGAGTACCAGTTTGATGGATTCCGATTTGACGGAGTCACTAGCATGCTTTACATCCACCATGGCATGGGAAC GGGTTTCTCTGGAGGCTACCACGAGTACTTTGGTGctgatgtcgatgaggaggctGTCGTCTATCTCATGCTCGCGAATGAGATGCTTCACCTACTTTACCCAGATGTCATCACCATTGCCGAGGATGTTTCGGGCATGCCTGCTCTGTGTCTGCCACTATCACTCGGAGGCGTTGGCTTTGACTACCGTCTTGCCATGGCAATTCCTGACATGTGGATCAAGATcctgaaggagctcaaggatgatgaCTGGGATATTGGCAACATCTGCCACACCTTGACAAACCGGCGTCATGGCGAGAAGACGATCGCATACGCCGAGAGTCACGATCAAGC GCTTGTTGGTGACAAGACACTCATGATGCATCTGTGTGATGCCGAGATGTACACCAACATGTCGACATTGTCGCCTCTGACCCCAGTCATTGATCGGGGCATGGCACTCCACAAGATGATCCGCCTTCTCACACATAGCTTGGGAGGTGAGGGTTACCTCAACTTCGAAGGTAATGAGTTTGGCCATCCTGAGTGGCTTGACTTCCCCCGAGAGGGCAACAACAATTCTTTCTGGTATGCTCGACGACAGCTCAACCTCACGGAAGATCATTTGTTGCGATACCAGTTCCTCAACAACTTTGACCGGCAGATGAACAACTGCGAGGCCAAGTACGGATGGCTTCACGCACCGCAGGCGTACATCTCATTGAAGAACGAgaacgacaaggtcatcgTATTTGAGCGTGCCGGCCTGGTATTCGTCTTCAACTTCCACCCGACCAACAGCTTCAGTGATTACCGGATCGGCATCGACGTTGCTGGAACATACCGAGTAGTCCTGAACACGGACAGCAAGGATGTTGGCGGATTCAACCGCATCGACGAGGGCACCCGGTTCTTTACGACCGCTATGGAATGGAACAACAGGAAGAACTGGACACACGTGTACATTCCTTGCCGAACTGCTCTG GTTCTGGCGCTTGAGTCGACGGTTTCTCAGAACCCCTAA